A genomic region of Caenorhabditis elegans chromosome V contains the following coding sequences:
- the F44E7.4 gene encoding Insulin-degrading enzyme (Confirmed by transcript evidence) produces MTEAGKNIVLKRHDLIVKGAQDAREYRGLELTNGIRVLLVSDPTTDKSAAALDVKVGHLMDPWELPGLAHFCEHMLFLGTAKYPSENEYSKFLAAHAGSSNAYTSSDHTNYHFDVKPDQLPGALDRFVQFFLSPQFTESATEREVCAVDSEHSNNLNNDLWRFLQVDRSRSKPGHDYGKFGTGNKQTLLEDARKKGIEPRDALLQFHKKWYSSDIMTCCIVGKEPLNVLESYLGTLEFDAIENKKVERKVWEEFPYGPDQLAKRIDVVPIKDTRLVSISFPFPDLNGEFLSQPGHYISHLIGHEGPGSLLSELKRLGWVSSLQSDSHTQAAGFGVYNVTMDLSTEGLEHVDEIIQLMFNYIGMLQSAGPKQWVHDELAELSAVKFRFKDKEQPMTMAINVAASLQYIPFEHILSSRYLLTKYEPERIKELLSMLSPANMQVRVVSQKFKGQEGNTNEPVYGTEMKVTDISPETMKKYENALKTSHHALHLPEKNEYIATNFDQKPRESVKNEHPRLISDDGWSRVWFKQDDEYNMPKQETKLALTTPMVAQNPRMSLLSSLWLWCLSDTLAEETYNADLAGLKCQLESSPFGVQMRVSNRREAERHASLTLHVYGYDEKQALFAKHLANRMTNFKIDKTRFDVLFESLKRALTNHAFSQPYLLTQHYNQLLIVDKVWSKEQLLAVCDSVTLEDVQGFAKEMLQAFHMELFVHGNSTEKEAIQLSKELMDVLKSAAPNSRPLYRNEHNPRRELQLNNGDEYVYRHLQKTHDVGCVEVTYQIGVQNTYDNAVVGLIDQLIREPAFNTLRTNEALGYIVWTGSRLNCGTVALNVIVQGPKSVDHVLERIEVFLESVRKEIAEMPQEEFDNQVSGMIARLEEKPKTLSSRFRRFWNEIECRQYNFARREEEVALLKTIKKDDVLELFDKKIRKDAAERRKLAVFVHGKNEDQEAVNTIIKKNAESGKKEKEVLYSDQLRQFLPLYGRPIAAIDLKPIGVDPLEHQETTKSKY; encoded by the exons ATGACAGAAGCGGGTAAAAATATTGTACTCAAAAGGCACGATTTGATCGTTAAAGGAGCACAGGATGCTAGAGAA tatcGCGGTCTTGAACTAACAAATGGAATTCGTGTCCTTCTGGTTTCCGATCCAACAACTGACAAATCTGCAGCAGCGTTGGATGTGAAAGTTGGACATCTTATGGATCCTTGGGAGCTTCCAGGACTTGCTCATTTCTGCGAGCACATGCTCTTCCTAGGCACCGCCAAATATCCTTCGGAGAACGAATATTCCAAATTCCTTGCCGCACATGCTGGAAGTTCCAACGCTTACACCTCATCGGATCACACGAATTATCACTTTGACGTGAAACCTGATCAACTGCCAGGAGCACTGGATCGCTTCGTTCAGTTCTTCTTGTCGCCACAGTTCACTGAAAGTGCCACGGAGAGAGAAGTGTGCGCCGTTGACTCTGAGCACTCGAATAATCTGAACAACGACCTTTGGAGATTCCTTCAAGTCGACCGCTCGCGCTCCAAACCTGGGCACGACTACGGAAAATTCGGAACTGGAAATAAGCAAACATTGTTGGAGGATGCTCGTAAGAAAGGCATTGAGCCCCGTGATGCTCTTCTTCAGTTCCACAAGAAGTGGTACAGCTCTGATAT CATGACATGTTGTATCGTAGGAAAGGAACCCCTCAACGTCCTTGAGTCATACTTGGGAACTCTTGAATTTGATgccattgaaaataaaaaagtcgAGCGAAAAGTCTGGGAGGAGTTCCCGTACGGACCGGACCAGCTCGCGAAGAGAATCGACGTGGTTCCAATCAAGGACACAAGACTGGTTTCGATCAGTTTTCCATTCCCTGATCTCAACGGAGAGTTCCTCTCTCAACCTGGACACTACATTT ctcatttgATTGGCCACGAAGGACCCGGATCCTTGCTCTCTGAGCTCAAGCGACTTGGATGGGTGAGCTCGTTGCAATCGGACAGCCACACACAAGCAGCTGGATTTGGAGTTTATAATGTAACTATGGACTTGAGTACTGAAGGTCTTGAACACGTCGATGAAATTATCCAGTTGATGTTCAATTACATTGGAATGCTTCAATCCGCAGGCCCTAAACAATGGGTTCATGATGAATTGGCGGAGCTCAGTGCTGTTAAATTCCGGTTCAAGGACAAGGAACAGCCGATGACTATGGCCATCAATGTTGCTGCGAGTCTTCAGTACATTCCATTTGAACACATCCTGTCTTCTCGTTATCTTCTCACCAAATATGAGCCAGAACGTATCAAGGAACTCCTCAGTATGCTCAGCCCCGCCAATATGCAAGTTCGTGTTGtttctcaaaagttcaaaGGACAAGAAGGAAATACTAATGAGCCAGTTTATGGAACTGAAATGAAAGTAACTGATATCAGTccagaaacaatgaaaaagtATGAGAATGCTCTGAAAACCAGCCACCATGCTCTTCATCTGCCCGAAAAGAACGAATACATCGCCACGAACTTTGATCAAAAACCACGTGAATCTGTTAAAAATGAACATCCAAGACTGATCAGTGATGATGGATGGAGTCGAGTTTGGTTCAAGCAGGATGATGAGTACAATATGCCAAAACAGGAAACAAAGCTGGCTTTGACAACTCCAATGGTTGCTCAAAATCCAAGAATGTCCTTGCTTTCCAGCCTTTGGTTGTGGTGTCTCAGc gaCACTCTCGCCGAGGAAACCTATAATGCTGACTTGGCTGGCTTGAAATGTCAGCTTGAGTCTAGTCCATTCGGTGTACAAATGCGGGTAAGCAATCGACGAGAAGCTGAACGTCATGCATCACTAACCTTACAT GTGTATGGATACGATGAGAAACAAGCACTGTTTGCTAAACATTTGGCCAACCGTATGaccaatttcaaaatcgaCAAAACTCGCTTCGACGTTTTATTCGAATCCCTTAAGAGAGCTCTGACAAATCACGCATTCTCTCAACCCTACCTGCTCACTCAACACTACAATCAGCTTCTCATTGTCGATAAAGTTTGGAGCAAAGAGCAACTTCTTGCTGTCTGTGATAGTGTCACTTTGGAGGATGTTCAAGGATTCGCGAAAGAAATGCTTCAAGCATTCCATATGGAACTCTTTGTCCATGGAAATTCTACTGAAAAGGAAGCAATTCAATTGTCAAAAGAATTGATGGATGTTCTCAAATCAGCTGCACCGAACTCTCGTCCATTGTATCGTAATGAGCACAATCCTCGTCGCGAGTTGCAATTGAACAATGGTGATGAATACGTCTACAGACATCTACAGAAGACTCATGACGTCGGATGCGTTGAAGTGACTTATCAAATTGGTGTTCAGAATACGTACGACAATGCTGTTGTTGGACTGATCGATCAGCTCATCAGAGAACCAGCATTCAACACTCTCAGAACTAACGAAGCCCTTG gctACATTGTTTGGACTGGATCTCGCCTGAACTGTGGAACTGTAGCACTCAATGTTATCGTACAAGGACCAAAGAGTGTTGATCATGTTCTTGAACGCATCGAAGTGTTCTTGGAGTCGGTTCGTAAAGAAATTGCTGAAATGCCACAAGAGGAATTCGATAATCAAGTTTCTGGAATGATTGCTCGGCTTGAAGAGAAGCCGAAAACGTTGAGTAGCAGATTCAGAAGATTCTGGAATGAGATTGAATGccgacagtacaattttgcacgtagagaagaagaagttgCACTTCTGAAAACTATCAAGAAAGATGACGTCCTTGAACTCTTTGACAA GAAAATCCGCAAAGATGCAGCGGAACGGCGCAAGCTTGCTGTCTTCGTCCACGGAAAGAATGAGGACCAGGAGGCTGTCAACACTATTATCAAGAAGAATGCCGAATCtggaaagaaagaaaaggaaGTTCTCTATTCGGATCAACTTCGACAATTCCTTCCACTGTATGGACGACCAATCGCAGCTATAGACTTGAAGCCAATTGGTGTCGATCCACTTGAGCACCAGGAGACTACGAAGTCTAAGTATTAG
- the F44E7.4 gene encoding Insulin-degrading enzyme (Confirmed by transcript evidence), translated as MSLSLLSKFSRGVPSPALAHIAKRTFSSVNFSQILRRPQNSSLRLRLVRNISNSNPLPKMTEAGKNIVLKRHDLIVKGAQDAREYRGLELTNGIRVLLVSDPTTDKSAAALDVKVGHLMDPWELPGLAHFCEHMLFLGTAKYPSENEYSKFLAAHAGSSNAYTSSDHTNYHFDVKPDQLPGALDRFVQFFLSPQFTESATEREVCAVDSEHSNNLNNDLWRFLQVDRSRSKPGHDYGKFGTGNKQTLLEDARKKGIEPRDALLQFHKKWYSSDIMTCCIVGKEPLNVLESYLGTLEFDAIENKKVERKVWEEFPYGPDQLAKRIDVVPIKDTRLVSISFPFPDLNGEFLSQPGHYISHLIGHEGPGSLLSELKRLGWVSSLQSDSHTQAAGFGVYNVTMDLSTEGLEHVDEIIQLMFNYIGMLQSAGPKQWVHDELAELSAVKFRFKDKEQPMTMAINVAASLQYIPFEHILSSRYLLTKYEPERIKELLSMLSPANMQVRVVSQKFKGQEGNTNEPVYGTEMKVTDISPETMKKYENALKTSHHALHLPEKNEYIATNFDQKPRESVKNEHPRLISDDGWSRVWFKQDDEYNMPKQETKLALTTPMVAQNPRMSLLSSLWLWCLSDTLAEETYNADLAGLKCQLESSPFGVQMRVSNRREAERHASLTLHVYGYDEKQALFAKHLANRMTNFKIDKTRFDVLFESLKRALTNHAFSQPYLLTQHYNQLLIVDKVWSKEQLLAVCDSVTLEDVQGFAKEMLQAFHMELFVHGNSTEKEAIQLSKELMDVLKSAAPNSRPLYRNEHNPRRELQLNNGDEYVYRHLQKTHDVGCVEVTYQIGVQNTYDNAVVGLIDQLIREPAFNTLRTNEALGYIVWTGSRLNCGTVALNVIVQGPKSVDHVLERIEVFLESVRKEIAEMPQEEFDNQVSGMIARLEEKPKTLSSRFRRFWNEIECRQYNFARREEEVALLKTIKKDDVLELFDKKIRKDAAERRKLAVFVHGKNEDQEAVNTIIKKNAESGKKEKEVLYSDQLRQFLPLYGRPIAAIDLKPIGVDPLEHQETTKSKY; from the exons ATGTCTTTATCACTTCTCTCAAAATTCAGTAGGGGTGTGCCATCACCAGCACTCGCCCATATCGCCAAACGAACTTTTTCAAGCGTcaacttttctcaaattctcaG GAGGCCGCAAAACTCTTCACTTCGTCTTCGGTTAGTACGAAACATATCGAATTCGAATCCTCTGCCAAAAATGACAGAAGCGGGTAAAAATATTGTACTCAAAAGGCACGATTTGATCGTTAAAGGAGCACAGGATGCTAGAGAA tatcGCGGTCTTGAACTAACAAATGGAATTCGTGTCCTTCTGGTTTCCGATCCAACAACTGACAAATCTGCAGCAGCGTTGGATGTGAAAGTTGGACATCTTATGGATCCTTGGGAGCTTCCAGGACTTGCTCATTTCTGCGAGCACATGCTCTTCCTAGGCACCGCCAAATATCCTTCGGAGAACGAATATTCCAAATTCCTTGCCGCACATGCTGGAAGTTCCAACGCTTACACCTCATCGGATCACACGAATTATCACTTTGACGTGAAACCTGATCAACTGCCAGGAGCACTGGATCGCTTCGTTCAGTTCTTCTTGTCGCCACAGTTCACTGAAAGTGCCACGGAGAGAGAAGTGTGCGCCGTTGACTCTGAGCACTCGAATAATCTGAACAACGACCTTTGGAGATTCCTTCAAGTCGACCGCTCGCGCTCCAAACCTGGGCACGACTACGGAAAATTCGGAACTGGAAATAAGCAAACATTGTTGGAGGATGCTCGTAAGAAAGGCATTGAGCCCCGTGATGCTCTTCTTCAGTTCCACAAGAAGTGGTACAGCTCTGATAT CATGACATGTTGTATCGTAGGAAAGGAACCCCTCAACGTCCTTGAGTCATACTTGGGAACTCTTGAATTTGATgccattgaaaataaaaaagtcgAGCGAAAAGTCTGGGAGGAGTTCCCGTACGGACCGGACCAGCTCGCGAAGAGAATCGACGTGGTTCCAATCAAGGACACAAGACTGGTTTCGATCAGTTTTCCATTCCCTGATCTCAACGGAGAGTTCCTCTCTCAACCTGGACACTACATTT ctcatttgATTGGCCACGAAGGACCCGGATCCTTGCTCTCTGAGCTCAAGCGACTTGGATGGGTGAGCTCGTTGCAATCGGACAGCCACACACAAGCAGCTGGATTTGGAGTTTATAATGTAACTATGGACTTGAGTACTGAAGGTCTTGAACACGTCGATGAAATTATCCAGTTGATGTTCAATTACATTGGAATGCTTCAATCCGCAGGCCCTAAACAATGGGTTCATGATGAATTGGCGGAGCTCAGTGCTGTTAAATTCCGGTTCAAGGACAAGGAACAGCCGATGACTATGGCCATCAATGTTGCTGCGAGTCTTCAGTACATTCCATTTGAACACATCCTGTCTTCTCGTTATCTTCTCACCAAATATGAGCCAGAACGTATCAAGGAACTCCTCAGTATGCTCAGCCCCGCCAATATGCAAGTTCGTGTTGtttctcaaaagttcaaaGGACAAGAAGGAAATACTAATGAGCCAGTTTATGGAACTGAAATGAAAGTAACTGATATCAGTccagaaacaatgaaaaagtATGAGAATGCTCTGAAAACCAGCCACCATGCTCTTCATCTGCCCGAAAAGAACGAATACATCGCCACGAACTTTGATCAAAAACCACGTGAATCTGTTAAAAATGAACATCCAAGACTGATCAGTGATGATGGATGGAGTCGAGTTTGGTTCAAGCAGGATGATGAGTACAATATGCCAAAACAGGAAACAAAGCTGGCTTTGACAACTCCAATGGTTGCTCAAAATCCAAGAATGTCCTTGCTTTCCAGCCTTTGGTTGTGGTGTCTCAGc gaCACTCTCGCCGAGGAAACCTATAATGCTGACTTGGCTGGCTTGAAATGTCAGCTTGAGTCTAGTCCATTCGGTGTACAAATGCGGGTAAGCAATCGACGAGAAGCTGAACGTCATGCATCACTAACCTTACAT GTGTATGGATACGATGAGAAACAAGCACTGTTTGCTAAACATTTGGCCAACCGTATGaccaatttcaaaatcgaCAAAACTCGCTTCGACGTTTTATTCGAATCCCTTAAGAGAGCTCTGACAAATCACGCATTCTCTCAACCCTACCTGCTCACTCAACACTACAATCAGCTTCTCATTGTCGATAAAGTTTGGAGCAAAGAGCAACTTCTTGCTGTCTGTGATAGTGTCACTTTGGAGGATGTTCAAGGATTCGCGAAAGAAATGCTTCAAGCATTCCATATGGAACTCTTTGTCCATGGAAATTCTACTGAAAAGGAAGCAATTCAATTGTCAAAAGAATTGATGGATGTTCTCAAATCAGCTGCACCGAACTCTCGTCCATTGTATCGTAATGAGCACAATCCTCGTCGCGAGTTGCAATTGAACAATGGTGATGAATACGTCTACAGACATCTACAGAAGACTCATGACGTCGGATGCGTTGAAGTGACTTATCAAATTGGTGTTCAGAATACGTACGACAATGCTGTTGTTGGACTGATCGATCAGCTCATCAGAGAACCAGCATTCAACACTCTCAGAACTAACGAAGCCCTTG gctACATTGTTTGGACTGGATCTCGCCTGAACTGTGGAACTGTAGCACTCAATGTTATCGTACAAGGACCAAAGAGTGTTGATCATGTTCTTGAACGCATCGAAGTGTTCTTGGAGTCGGTTCGTAAAGAAATTGCTGAAATGCCACAAGAGGAATTCGATAATCAAGTTTCTGGAATGATTGCTCGGCTTGAAGAGAAGCCGAAAACGTTGAGTAGCAGATTCAGAAGATTCTGGAATGAGATTGAATGccgacagtacaattttgcacgtagagaagaagaagttgCACTTCTGAAAACTATCAAGAAAGATGACGTCCTTGAACTCTTTGACAA GAAAATCCGCAAAGATGCAGCGGAACGGCGCAAGCTTGCTGTCTTCGTCCACGGAAAGAATGAGGACCAGGAGGCTGTCAACACTATTATCAAGAAGAATGCCGAATCtggaaagaaagaaaaggaaGTTCTCTATTCGGATCAACTTCGACAATTCCTTCCACTGTATGGACGACCAATCGCAGCTATAGACTTGAAGCCAATTGGTGTCGATCCACTTGAGCACCAGGAGACTACGAAGTCTAAGTATTAG
- the F44E7.4 gene encoding Insulin-degrading enzyme (Confirmed by transcript evidence) translates to MSLSLLSKFSRGVPSPALAHIAKRTFSSVNFSQILRRPQNSSLRLRLVRNISNSNPLPKMTEAGKNIVLKRHDLIVKGAQDAREYRGLELTNGIRVLLVSDPTTDKSAAALDVKVGHLMDPWELPGLAHFCEHMLFLGTAKYPSENEYSKFLAAHAGSSNAYTSSDHTNYHFDVKPDQLPGALDRFVQFFLSPQFTESATEREVCAVDSEHSNNLNNDLWRFLQVDRSRSKPGHDYGKFGTGNKQTLLEDARKKGIEPRDALLQFHKKWYSSDIMTCCIVGKEPLNVLESYLGTLEFDAIENKKVERKVWEEFPYGPDQLAKRIDVVPIKDTRLVSISFPFPDLNGEFLSQPGHYISHLIGHEGPGSLLSELKRLGWVSSLQSDSHTQAAGFGVYNVTMDLSTEGLEHVDEIIQLMFNYIGMLQSAGPKQWVHDELAELSAVKFRFKDKEQPMTMAINVAASLQYIPFEHILSSRYLLTKYEPERIKELLSMLSPANMQVRVVSQKFKGQEGNTNEPVYGTEMKVTDISPETMKKYENALKTSHHALHLPEKNEYIATNFDQKPRESVKNEHPRLISDDGWSRVWFKQDDEYNMPKQETKLALTTPMVAQNPRMSLLSSLWLWCLSDTLAEETYNADLAGLKCQLESSPFGVQMRVYGYDEKQALFAKHLANRMTNFKIDKTRFDVLFESLKRALTNHAFSQPYLLTQHYNQLLIVDKVWSKEQLLAVCDSVTLEDVQGFAKEMLQAFHMELFVHGNSTEKEAIQLSKELMDVLKSAAPNSRPLYRNEHNPRRELQLNNGDEYVYRHLQKTHDVGCVEVTYQIGVQNTYDNAVVGLIDQLIREPAFNTLRTNEALGYIVWTGSRLNCGTVALNVIVQGPKSVDHVLERIEVFLESVRKEIAEMPQEEFDNQVSGMIARLEEKPKTLSSRFRRFWNEIECRQYNFARREEEVALLKTIKKDDVLELFDKKIRKDAAERRKLAVFVHGKNEDQEAVNTIIKKNAESGKKEKEVLYSDQLRQFLPLYGRPIAAIDLKPIGVDPLEHQETTKSKY, encoded by the exons ATGTCTTTATCACTTCTCTCAAAATTCAGTAGGGGTGTGCCATCACCAGCACTCGCCCATATCGCCAAACGAACTTTTTCAAGCGTcaacttttctcaaattctcaG GAGGCCGCAAAACTCTTCACTTCGTCTTCGGTTAGTACGAAACATATCGAATTCGAATCCTCTGCCAAAAATGACAGAAGCGGGTAAAAATATTGTACTCAAAAGGCACGATTTGATCGTTAAAGGAGCACAGGATGCTAGAGAA tatcGCGGTCTTGAACTAACAAATGGAATTCGTGTCCTTCTGGTTTCCGATCCAACAACTGACAAATCTGCAGCAGCGTTGGATGTGAAAGTTGGACATCTTATGGATCCTTGGGAGCTTCCAGGACTTGCTCATTTCTGCGAGCACATGCTCTTCCTAGGCACCGCCAAATATCCTTCGGAGAACGAATATTCCAAATTCCTTGCCGCACATGCTGGAAGTTCCAACGCTTACACCTCATCGGATCACACGAATTATCACTTTGACGTGAAACCTGATCAACTGCCAGGAGCACTGGATCGCTTCGTTCAGTTCTTCTTGTCGCCACAGTTCACTGAAAGTGCCACGGAGAGAGAAGTGTGCGCCGTTGACTCTGAGCACTCGAATAATCTGAACAACGACCTTTGGAGATTCCTTCAAGTCGACCGCTCGCGCTCCAAACCTGGGCACGACTACGGAAAATTCGGAACTGGAAATAAGCAAACATTGTTGGAGGATGCTCGTAAGAAAGGCATTGAGCCCCGTGATGCTCTTCTTCAGTTCCACAAGAAGTGGTACAGCTCTGATAT CATGACATGTTGTATCGTAGGAAAGGAACCCCTCAACGTCCTTGAGTCATACTTGGGAACTCTTGAATTTGATgccattgaaaataaaaaagtcgAGCGAAAAGTCTGGGAGGAGTTCCCGTACGGACCGGACCAGCTCGCGAAGAGAATCGACGTGGTTCCAATCAAGGACACAAGACTGGTTTCGATCAGTTTTCCATTCCCTGATCTCAACGGAGAGTTCCTCTCTCAACCTGGACACTACATTT ctcatttgATTGGCCACGAAGGACCCGGATCCTTGCTCTCTGAGCTCAAGCGACTTGGATGGGTGAGCTCGTTGCAATCGGACAGCCACACACAAGCAGCTGGATTTGGAGTTTATAATGTAACTATGGACTTGAGTACTGAAGGTCTTGAACACGTCGATGAAATTATCCAGTTGATGTTCAATTACATTGGAATGCTTCAATCCGCAGGCCCTAAACAATGGGTTCATGATGAATTGGCGGAGCTCAGTGCTGTTAAATTCCGGTTCAAGGACAAGGAACAGCCGATGACTATGGCCATCAATGTTGCTGCGAGTCTTCAGTACATTCCATTTGAACACATCCTGTCTTCTCGTTATCTTCTCACCAAATATGAGCCAGAACGTATCAAGGAACTCCTCAGTATGCTCAGCCCCGCCAATATGCAAGTTCGTGTTGtttctcaaaagttcaaaGGACAAGAAGGAAATACTAATGAGCCAGTTTATGGAACTGAAATGAAAGTAACTGATATCAGTccagaaacaatgaaaaagtATGAGAATGCTCTGAAAACCAGCCACCATGCTCTTCATCTGCCCGAAAAGAACGAATACATCGCCACGAACTTTGATCAAAAACCACGTGAATCTGTTAAAAATGAACATCCAAGACTGATCAGTGATGATGGATGGAGTCGAGTTTGGTTCAAGCAGGATGATGAGTACAATATGCCAAAACAGGAAACAAAGCTGGCTTTGACAACTCCAATGGTTGCTCAAAATCCAAGAATGTCCTTGCTTTCCAGCCTTTGGTTGTGGTGTCTCAGc gaCACTCTCGCCGAGGAAACCTATAATGCTGACTTGGCTGGCTTGAAATGTCAGCTTGAGTCTAGTCCATTCGGTGTACAAATGCGG GTGTATGGATACGATGAGAAACAAGCACTGTTTGCTAAACATTTGGCCAACCGTATGaccaatttcaaaatcgaCAAAACTCGCTTCGACGTTTTATTCGAATCCCTTAAGAGAGCTCTGACAAATCACGCATTCTCTCAACCCTACCTGCTCACTCAACACTACAATCAGCTTCTCATTGTCGATAAAGTTTGGAGCAAAGAGCAACTTCTTGCTGTCTGTGATAGTGTCACTTTGGAGGATGTTCAAGGATTCGCGAAAGAAATGCTTCAAGCATTCCATATGGAACTCTTTGTCCATGGAAATTCTACTGAAAAGGAAGCAATTCAATTGTCAAAAGAATTGATGGATGTTCTCAAATCAGCTGCACCGAACTCTCGTCCATTGTATCGTAATGAGCACAATCCTCGTCGCGAGTTGCAATTGAACAATGGTGATGAATACGTCTACAGACATCTACAGAAGACTCATGACGTCGGATGCGTTGAAGTGACTTATCAAATTGGTGTTCAGAATACGTACGACAATGCTGTTGTTGGACTGATCGATCAGCTCATCAGAGAACCAGCATTCAACACTCTCAGAACTAACGAAGCCCTTG gctACATTGTTTGGACTGGATCTCGCCTGAACTGTGGAACTGTAGCACTCAATGTTATCGTACAAGGACCAAAGAGTGTTGATCATGTTCTTGAACGCATCGAAGTGTTCTTGGAGTCGGTTCGTAAAGAAATTGCTGAAATGCCACAAGAGGAATTCGATAATCAAGTTTCTGGAATGATTGCTCGGCTTGAAGAGAAGCCGAAAACGTTGAGTAGCAGATTCAGAAGATTCTGGAATGAGATTGAATGccgacagtacaattttgcacgtagagaagaagaagttgCACTTCTGAAAACTATCAAGAAAGATGACGTCCTTGAACTCTTTGACAA GAAAATCCGCAAAGATGCAGCGGAACGGCGCAAGCTTGCTGTCTTCGTCCACGGAAAGAATGAGGACCAGGAGGCTGTCAACACTATTATCAAGAAGAATGCCGAATCtggaaagaaagaaaaggaaGTTCTCTATTCGGATCAACTTCGACAATTCCTTCCACTGTATGGACGACCAATCGCAGCTATAGACTTGAAGCCAATTGGTGTCGATCCACTTGAGCACCAGGAGACTACGAAGTCTAAGTATTAG